The following is a genomic window from Papilio machaon chromosome 7, ilPapMach1.1, whole genome shotgun sequence.
ATTGGCGACCTCCTCCCCCGGCAGTGAATGCACTCGCGCTGACAGCAGGTTGTGTAGTATGAACACTGCCGGCTTTGGACTACCTTCCATATCCAACTCCTGGGGGAAATCATCATCAGTAAATATTACACTGGATGTGGATAATCTTACGTAACAAACGTTTCCTAGTATTACTAGGTAAGGTCTATATTATAGATCACACTGAAATATCAATCTTTTTCGAATTAATTCGTAATCGaattggaatttttttttcaattcaacaTCTCTAGACAACAAGAcgtgtttgttaaaaaagttataactcaaaaacagCTGAACTGATTTGATGGTGGGTCTTAGAATCAGAAGACAgacacataaattttaatcaagttTCCATGGGACGTGAGataagaagatttttttaattctactttTTATTCAACTAGTGTgtcaataaatgtttatgCTCACAAGAGTGTCATCGTCTGCGAAGTGTAACCAGAGCGCGGTGCGGTCGTCATCAGCGGAGGCGCGGAGTGCGTGCAGCGGGCGGCGGTACAGCGCGCGCGCCCCGCCCCGTCCCAGCGACCCCGCCGCCTCCCACACGCACACACCGCCCGCCCCCAGCGACAGCCGCGCGCACGCGCCGCGGTACCGGCATcctgcacacacacacaataCATTAATACTTACTTGTGTCACTAAAAATATAGTCacattattaaatctttaaagacttaaaataatcgattcatttaaaaaaaaatatcagacgTAGTACTTACGGAAAGTGAACTCGGGCTGGGCTCTGACCGCGTGGTGTGCGCCGTCGACCAGCGCGCCCGCCACCGCGGCCAGGTCGTGCGGCGTGTCCGCCCGCAGCGCGCGCACGCACAGCCCGCCCGGAGTGCCCGCGCGCACGCCCAGCGCCGCCGCCCCGCACCCGCCCCCAGCCCCGCCACCAGCCTCCGCCTCCTCGGACACGCCGCGCCGCCACCACGCCAGCCGAGTCGCCGCCAAGTTGAAGTTCTCAGTGGGCGCGCACCACGCCTCCGCCGACCACGGCGCCGCCTCGTACAACCTGGGAACATGCTTTACTTAATTAACATTGCAGCGATtggttgaaaaatattatattcatgtTCGATGACGTCACGCTAAATCCATTCATtagcttaattaaataaatattcaccTCAATTCACGATCTGTGATAGCAACGAATGTTGGCACCCAACCTTCCGAGTCGTCGGAACTGTCAGATCCGCCTGAAGCTCCCATCTGAAACGAAATGAGGACAAATGTAGAAAATcttcaatcaaataaaatatttatatatgttaaatattttaccgtgacaataataaatgtttaagacATAACATTCTCATAAACTGTATGTATAAATACTTACGATATCCTGGGGCGGTCTACGCGCAAGCCAACCAGCATACCGCACGTCACCAAGCAGCGCACGCAGGCGAGGACGCGCACGGGCAAGCGCGGCGCGTGCAGCACGGCGAGCAGCCGCGTGTAACGCGCGGTGCCAGCCCGCCGCCGCACCGGCGCACCCGGCGCGCAATGCCAGTGCATGCACCCCGTCCGGCGAGTACAACTCGATTATACGCTcctctataaatgtataaaacaaaatatattaaatgtataaaattaaatatctcaaAGCAACATCTTTTGacataacacacataaaaaaaaaatacagtcgaattgataacctcatTCTTTTTTAAGTCAGCTAAAAAGACGATGTTTTAATGGATGAATTAACTATTATTGCCTAAGCCCTATTATTGCCACTGTCCAGTCGTCCATTCTTGTGTCACCCGCGCTTTCGTCAGCGCACaatgaaaaaattgttttaaaattaccgCACATACCGCGAACCAGCTACCTTCAAGTAACTATCCTTGCAAAATCAATCTTGCGCACAGATAGACAAGTAGatagacaaaaattataaaaatatgactttATGTATACCAATGCATATACATCATGTTGAGAAACATGAACTTTTTTCGATGTTACACACAaaaactccaattttattaattgtatggatatataaaatattgtcacCACAAATAGCGTTAACTTGCTACGGTTTGTGGGTTTCACTGTAATTAATACAAACGTAATAAGATATTGTTCACCTGTCCACACATAGGTATTAAGttcactatttaatttaagactgcaaaagttgtatataaattaatcttattaatattataaatgctgaatgtttggatagacggatgtttgtttgaaggtatctccggaacagatCAAcgcatcttgatgaaatttggcacagatgtagaacataggctgcttatttatttatttttattttgcgcggactgagtcgcgggcgacaactagtctttttatatatgccaaattatATTAGGTACTATTGCATATGCATTGTTATTGACAAAATTGGAcagtaagtaaattttatgtttaacaaaacaaGACATCTAGATTTAGGCTAGTGGAATTGTCTACACCCTACACCCCATAGTATGATTTGTAGTGCCTAATTACCTGGGTCATGATGGCGAAGATTCTTAGCCACACATGCCATCAGCAATGGTACGTAACGGGTGTCGGCGCGCCGTCTCCTTGGAGATGGCGGAGAAGGGGGTGCCTCAGCCATGTAACCACGCTGCAGCTCCCAGCCCACCTCGCTAATGATAGACGCCTTGCGGAAATATGGTGTCACTTCACGAAGATATTTCACTAGGAAAAAttcatattcatattttatattgaattctatgaaaacattgaaatatgtGATGAAACGTGACTCAAGTTGCTTAATATGATTCTTTAAATACGGGCATTTATTTAGTTGTATAATAAATTGCGGTAGAATTCTAAAATAGTATCATAGATGAGATGAGAAATGAGTTCTACTATTATCTGtgtgtgtatatatatgtagaatACAGTAACAAGACTACACACACCAACCCTAATTACTTTGAACCTAATTAAGAGGTCATTTCAATTTGAAGCAATTATATCTATGAACTCATATTcaatatatatgttaaaaagaGATAATATTATCTAGGCCAGATATGTTAATGagaattttatcattttaccTTCTAACTGCACCATTTTTCCTGCTCTTTTTAATGCTTTCACAGCTTCTTCATGTGTTGCATCTTTTAAATCCTCACCATTTACAGAAAGAATAGCATCACCAACATATAACTGCTCTGTAAGATCTGCGGCCATgcctttaaaaatttttgatattaatataggcatattattttctatccCTCCTTTTATAGATATACCTAAACCATTATTGTCTGATTTCACAACTTGCACCAGGCGTTTCTGATTGGCAATAGCTTCAGGCACCTCTGTGAAGTCACTATTTGGTGTTTCTACGTTATTGTTATTCAATGTTCCATTTAAAGTTGTGGTAGCATCGTACCCATCGTCTAACGATACGCTCAGGTAATCATCTTCGAGAGAACAATGCACCCGGTACCAAACACCACGTACTAATGTCTCCAGCAACCCTGACCGGGCACATGTTGCATTAGGACTCTCGCTTCCACCGCTGGAACCACCGTTCTCCAccataattacaatttattcgtTATAATTGACTCGATAAGTAAATGTATACCAAAACTATAGTTCCTTTtcgtaaaatattgaaaaaattaaacatcaaggtgcacgtttttattttaattcaacacattatcgtttttatttctcCAAGGTTTCGACAAGTATGACAATTCAATAATATCATCAAATAAACACAGATTCATTGCACAATCAATATTACGACATAAATTTGACGTTCCCCGTCCGCCCACCGATTATAGAGAATGAATGAATAAGCACGAATTCGATCAAAAACGAACGAATGGTACACAGTGTTgtcaactttaaattttaaaaaatgggcagtttattttctaatgttAGTAGAAAATAATCTTGTTGATTTAAGATCGCTAGATTTATACATAAGTCTCCGTCTTTGTCAAAAATTGTGCGAATTTTCtcaattttatctaatttttagtaaaatattttaaaaagttatctgTTGAACGCTCTATGACAGGATAATATCTAATGATAATGACAGGAACAGGCCACTGAAGTAAGTATGAAGCCTATGAAAATGAAACAACAATAAATTGCGTGCCAATGTGACGTCATCTGGCCGCTAAACATGGCGGTTTTAGTGCTGCCCAGaagattttaatgttattaggTTTTATCGATAAACGCTCTTggctcattttattttaaatataattgagtattaattatttgtagaaTTTATTACTGTTGTAAATAGGATCTTCTTTGAGATCTAAAAAGGTCGTACATTGTAAGACTGGCATTGTTAAAgcaagacatttttaaatgtgacaTGCTTTTATATTCGAATATGTTCTTGAGTTAGAATATTCATTGAAGTAATTTTGTATGctgttataaaatgaatttgtattagttttttttttttttataagagaagggggcaaacgagcggcgcgaacagcgaagtgatcatcgacgcccatggacatccgcaacactacgaGAATTGcagattaatttaacaataaacattgtttactaatttttaaatagtgttaTTCGCTGCGCTAACCAAATTACAACAATTACATTTACTTCAATTGgaagtaagtatatttttatctttctaatattataaatgcgaatgtttagaatttagatggacgaatagatggatggatgtttgtttgaaggtatctccgtaatgCTTcagcggatcttgatgaaatttggcatagatgtatagtataatctggaagaacacatgggctactaataaagtttatttttaatttcgtgtggacggagtcgcgggcgacatgtAGGTAAGTGAAAgtgattgatattttaaacttatcaaGGGACCGCGTGTTAAAAAACACAACACCCTCAGaacacttatttatttacaaacgtCATTCATTATGACTTCCGCTCTAAAATCACCGAATTATTACAACTTTAACGAATTTACAAAACCGAATGtctaaatatgttttgatgacACATTTTATTAAGAGGTATTTATGATAAGTGTCATGATTAATTGATTCCCACTGTAAAATGGTGTCCGATTTTTCAGAGTAGTGCTCCACAatgaattgaaatatatatcatCGACTTATCCAAGGTAGGTTTAATGATCTTTTCTGTCTTTTTCGTTTTGTCTTCAACATCTTTCGATGGGTATTTCAGACCACCTCTTGTTTTAAGATGAATCAGCGTTTTCGGATCTCCAAACAATAACGAAGcaaacgtctgacattttatattgcgGGATAATTTTCTCGATACAAATCCTGCGATGTTAATAACAACTGAGTCAGCATATGTAGAAAGCGTGCTATTTAAGCATCTTGAAACGGTGGATGTGGAAGCGTGctgggcccataacctctTGAAATGGTGGATGTTGATGATGGGATCACTCTCAAACCAATTATACACTTATAGACTGattcggaaaatatttattctaactcaaacatattggatataatttagttgatacaagattattattaaatatgtatataaaagttaaacagttatttttgattactatacatcttacttatttgagaatataaacggaattaatttattataacatacttcaaacttaagaaaataatactgacattcctaattcaaaataatttaaacatactacaTAAAAAGCCAAGTAGGTCAGAATTATCAAAAAgagtatgtataggtatattctGTGATTACCAAATCAACACACCCCCTTAATCTCAGAATATACATCATAACAAcagacaaatacaaaaaacccaaatatttaaagttat
Proteins encoded in this region:
- the LOC106714035 gene encoding beta-1-syntrophin, with the protein product MVENGGSSGGSESPNATCARSGLLETLVRGVWYRVHCSLEDDYLSVSLDDGYDATTTLNGTLNNNNVETPNSDFTEVPEAIANQKRLVQVVKSDNNGLGISIKGGIENNMPILISKIFKGMAADLTEQLYVGDAILSVNGEDLKDATHEEAVKALKRAGKMVQLEVKYLREVTPYFRKASIISEVGWELQRGYMAEAPPSPPSPRRRRADTRYVPLLMACVAKNLRHHDPEERIIELYSPDGVHALALRAGCAGAAAGWHRALHAAARRAARAALARARPRLRALLGDVRYAGWLARRPPQDIMGASGGSDSSDDSEGWVPTFVAITDRELRLYEAAPWSAEAWCAPTENFNLAATRLAWWRRGVSEEAEAGGGAGGGCGAAALGVRAGTPGGLCVRALRADTPHDLAAVAGALVDGAHHAVRAQPEFTFRCRYRGACARLSLGAGGVCVWEAAGSLGRGGARALYRRPLHALRASADDDRTALWLHFADDDTLELDMEGSPKPAVFILHNLLSARVHSLPGEEVANPL